ATAAACAAGCAGTGCTGACTGCTCAAACCAAATTAATGAACAAGCTGTCTAGTTGACTGTCGACAACCCTACCTTGGACGCTTTGCCTGAAGGGGAAATGACACCTTTTGGGGAGTTTGCATCTGCATGTCTGTTGTTGATTCTTGGGGAGGATTTGGGTTAGTTGTAGTTgcctcttcatcttcctctgttTCTTCAACTGTTTGAGAAATTTGCTTCTTGGGCATCGCAAGCTGGTAATTTGGGCTGATCAATGTGTCCTGTTCAGGTGGGAGCGGGATCCCTGGCCCAGCAATAGACTTTGGCAATGGGGTTTTGTTCCTGGTCCTAGCCAACTCGAGTAGAACCTGTTAGATACATCACAAATCATTAGATCATTAGCTTTTTCCCATATTAGAACCTGACAAATATTAAAAACTTATTCCCCACATTTTTAACTCCCCAAGGCTaagtttggttgcaagagaaattaagggaagggaagtgaaaaaattcaaacttaaaaatgaaactttCAATAACCTGTCTCAATGAGAAGGTTGAATACTTGAAAAGGTCAGCAGAGCAAAGTAGTACAGAAAATCCCTCTCAATCAAAGTCCCAAGCTTTAG
Above is a window of Macadamia integrifolia cultivar HAES 741 unplaced genomic scaffold, SCU_Mint_v3 scaffold3017, whole genome shotgun sequence DNA encoding:
- the LOC122067628 gene encoding transcription initiation factor TFIID subunit 9-like, with the protein product MAEREEGDEELPRDAKIVKSLLKSMGVREYEPRVVHQFLELWYRYVGDVLTDALVYSEHAGKPAIDCDDVKLAIQTKVNFSFSQPPPREVLLELARTRNKTPLPKSIAGPGIPLPPEQDTLISPNYQLAMPKKQISQTVEETEEDEEATTTNPNPPQESTTDMQMQTPQKVSFPLQAKRPR